A genomic region of Antennarius striatus isolate MH-2024 chromosome 2, ASM4005453v1, whole genome shotgun sequence contains the following coding sequences:
- the LOC137610122 gene encoding monocarboxylate transporter 1-like, whose amino-acid sequence MPPAPGGPAGYTPPEGGWGWAVVVGAFISIGFSYAFPKSITVFFKEIEVIFDATPSQVSWISSIMLAVMYAGGPISSILVNKFGSRPVIMVGGCLAGSGLVASSFCNSVAQLYFFIGVVGGLGLAFNLNPALTMIGKYFYKRRPIANGIAMAGSPVFLSTLAPLNSWLYDQFGWRGSFLILGGLLLNCCVAGSLMRPIGPKPQPPKPDSEAGQGKPADTVAPQPKKTVLQTINSFIDLTLFKHRGFLLYLSGNVVMFFGLFAPLVFLSNYAKSKGISKDKAALLLSILAFVDMFARPSMGMLANTKWVRPKVQYFFAAAVLYNGVCHVLAPLSNNYTGFVVYAIFFGFAFGWLSSVLFETLMDLVGATRFSSAVGLVTIVECGPVLLGPPVTGQFYNYYLHYDYTYISSGAILILAGIILFVGMSINYRLLDQERKEQEKMEQEEPKEERTAMLAPPLSQSGEETEENEAPSAVALEEVARMDEDTV is encoded by the exons ATGCCTCCAGCGCCGGGTGGGCCTGCAGGGTACACCCCCCCTGAGGGTGGGTGGGGCTGGGCGGTGGTCGTAGGGGCTTTCATCTCCATTGGCTTCTCCTACGCCTTCCCGAAATCCATCACCGTGTTCTTCAAAGAGATTGAGGTCATCTTCGACGCCACGCCCAGTCAGGTGTCCTGGATCTCCTCCATCATGCTGGCCGTCATGTACGCTGGAG GTCCGATCAGCAGCATCCTTGTGAACAAATTTGGCAGCCGACCGGTCATTATGGTCGGCGGCTGTCTGGCAGGATCAGGTCTGGTGGCGTCATCTTTCTGCAACAGCGTGGCGCAACTCTATTTCTTCATAGGAGTTGTGGGAG GTCTGGGTCTGGCGTTCAACCTGAATCCAGCCCTCACTATGATCGGTAAATATTTCTACAAGCGCCGGCCGATCGCCAACGGCATCGCCATGGCAGGAAGCCCCGTGTTTCTGTCCACCCTGGCCCCGCTCAACTCCTGGCTCTACGATCAGTTCGGGTGGAGGGGCAGCTTCCTCATCCTGGGAGGACTTCTGCTTAACTGCTGCGTGGCCGGCAGCCTCATGCGCCCCATCGGACCCAAACCTCAGCCACCCAAACCGGACTCTGAGGCGGGCCAGGGCAAACCTGCGGACACGGTAGCGCCGCAGCCAAAGAAGACGGTGCTGCAGACCATCAACTCCTTCATCGACCTGACGCTGTTCAAGCACCGCGGCTTCCTGCTCTACCTGAGTGGAAATGTCGTCATGTTCTTCGGCCTCTTTGCGCCACTCGTCTTCCTCTCCAATTATGCCAAGAGTAAAGGCATCAGCAAGGACAAGGCGGCGTTGCTGCTGTCCATTCTGGCGTTCGTCGATATGTTCGCCCGACCCTCCATGGGCATGCTGGCCAACACCAAGTGGGTCCGACCCAAGGTTCAGTACTTCTTTGCTGCCGCCGTCCTCTACAACGGTGTTTGTCATGTTCTGGCGCCGCTGTCAAATAACTACACCGGGTTCGTGGTCTACGCCATCTTCTTTGGTTTTGCGTTCGGCTGGCTGAGCTCCGTGCTTTTTGAGACCCTGATGGACCTGGTGGGGGCCACGCGGTTCTCCTCAGCTGTGGGCTTGGTCACCATAGTGGAGTGCGGGCCGGTGCTGCTGGGGCCACCTGTGACAG GCCAGTTCTACAACTACTACCTCCACTACGACTACACCTACATCTCCTCCGGCGCCATCCTCATCCTCGCCGGCATCATCTTGTTCGTGGGGATGAGCATCAACTACCGCCTGCTCGACCAAGAGAGGAAAGAGCAGGAGAagatggagcaggaggagccCAAAGAGGAGCGCACCGCCATGTTGGCGCCTCCTCTCTCCCAGTCGGGCGAGGAGACCGAGGAGAACGAGGCGCCGTCTGCCGTCGCTCTGGAAGAAGTCGCCAGGATGGACGAGGACACTGTGTAG
- the LOC137606888 gene encoding vasopressin V2 receptor-like isoform X3: MSVSMVTDLSMNGSAVPAIPAGANITEWERDALLAVAEVVVLSVIFVMALLSNGVVLVVLLRWRRNHNPLHQFMLNLCVADLVVALFQVLPQLVWDAKGCFPGPDFLCRLVKYLQAHHSSTTQRLVGLSWGLSLLLSLPQVFIFSRSEVAPGVYECWGYFAPSWGLKTYVTWMTLAVFILPALIITVCQVRIFREIHNNLSLKSERRLSPAPLSATRRNGHRGGGSRGRCRLFLFAPPVTFHTSSNSGSMNQHPAPGPAGSSSITAHHDTHTYTAVDPADPPFDPAAPPVVCGPPPKATAACGGQMSTAMSKTVRMTLVIVLVYSLCWAPFFIVQLWAAWDPDPPKNGAVFTLLMLLASLNSCTNPWIYSAFSSSVSLELRLLLFSCRRSRERTSLPDTSSDSNVMH; the protein is encoded by the exons ATGTCAgtctccatggtaacagacCTGTCCATGAATGGGTCTGCAGTCCCTGCGATCCCGGCAGGTGCGAACATCACAGAGTGGGAGCGGGACGCCCTACTTGCGGTGGCAGAGGTGGTGGTTCTGTCGGTCATCTTTGTGATGGCGTTGCTTAGCAACggggtggtgctggtggtgttGCTGAGATGGAGACGAAACCACAACCCATTGCACCAGTTCATGCTCAACCTCTGTGTGGCTGACCTGGTGGTGGCGCTGTTCCAG GTATTGCCCCAGCTGGTGTGGGACGCGAAGGGCTGCTTTCCAGGCCCGGACTTCTTGTGTCGCCTGGTGAAGTACCTGCAG gcGCACCACAGCAGCACCACGCAGCGTTTAGTGGGGCTCTCATGGGGGTTGTCGCTGCTGCTCAGCCTCCCACAG GTTTTCATCTTCTCCCGTTCAGAAGTGGCTCCTGGGGTCTACGAGTGTTGGGGCTATTTTGCTCCATCCTGGGGTCTCAAGACCTACGTTACCTGGATGACTTTGGCGGTCTTCATCCTGCCAGCCCTCATCATCACCGTCTGCCAG GTCCGAATCTTCAGGGAGATCCACAACAATCTGTCCCTGAAGTCAGAGCGCCGCCTGTCTCCAGCCCCCCTCTCTGCCACCAGACGGAACGGCCACAGAggagggggcagcagagggagGTGCCGCCTTTTCCTCTTCGCTCCACCCGTCACTTTCCACACCAGCTCTAACTCCGGGTCCATGAATCAGCACCCGGCCCCTGGTCCCGCTGGAtccagcagcatcactgcacaTCatgacactcacacctacacaGCTGTTGACCCAG CTGATCCACCGTTTGACCCTGCAGCACCCCCTGTTGTCTGCGGCCCCCCACCCAAAGCCACAGCCGCTTGCGGTGGACAGATGTCAACGGCCATGTCAAAGACCGTGAGGATGACTCTGGTCATCGTGCTGGTCTACTCCCTCTGCTGGGCACCATTCTTCATCGTCCAGCTGTGGGCCGCCTGGGACCCAGACCCTCCCAAGAATG gtgctgTTTTCAccctgctgatgctgctggccAGTCTCAACTCATGCACCAACCCCTGGATCTACTCCGCCTTCTCCAGCAGCGTGTCCCTGGAGCTACGCCTCCTGCTGTTCAGTTGCCGTCGCTCACGGGAACGGACCTCCTTACCAGACACCTCCAGTGATTCAAATGTGATGCACTAA
- the LOC137606888 gene encoding vasopressin V2 receptor-like isoform X1 has protein sequence MSVSMVTDLSMNGSAVPAIPAGANITEWERDALLAVAEVVVLSVIFVMALLSNGVVLVVLLRWRRNHNPLHQFMLNLCVADLVVALFQVLPQLVWDAKGCFPGPDFLCRLVKYLQVLGMFASSYMIVAMTIDRHYAICCPLQAHHSSTTQRLVGLSWGLSLLLSLPQVFIFSRSEVAPGVYECWGYFAPSWGLKTYVTWMTLAVFILPALIITVCQVRIFREIHNNLSLKSERRLSPAPLSATRRNGHRGGGSRGRCRLFLFAPPVTFHTSSNSGSMNQHPAPGPAGSSSITAHHDTHTYTAVDPADPPFDPAAPPVVCGPPPKATAACGGQMSTAMSKTVRMTLVIVLVYSLCWAPFFIVQLWAAWDPDPPKNGAVFTLLMLLASLNSCTNPWIYSAFSSSVSLELRLLLFSCRRSRERTSLPDTSSDSNVMH, from the exons ATGTCAgtctccatggtaacagacCTGTCCATGAATGGGTCTGCAGTCCCTGCGATCCCGGCAGGTGCGAACATCACAGAGTGGGAGCGGGACGCCCTACTTGCGGTGGCAGAGGTGGTGGTTCTGTCGGTCATCTTTGTGATGGCGTTGCTTAGCAACggggtggtgctggtggtgttGCTGAGATGGAGACGAAACCACAACCCATTGCACCAGTTCATGCTCAACCTCTGTGTGGCTGACCTGGTGGTGGCGCTGTTCCAG GTATTGCCCCAGCTGGTGTGGGACGCGAAGGGCTGCTTTCCAGGCCCGGACTTCTTGTGTCGCCTGGTGAAGTACCTGCAGGTGCTCGGGATGTTCGCCTCTTCCTACATGATCGTTGCCATGACAATAGATCGTCACTACGCcatctgctgccccctgcaggcGCACCACAGCAGCACCACGCAGCGTTTAGTGGGGCTCTCATGGGGGTTGTCGCTGCTGCTCAGCCTCCCACAG GTTTTCATCTTCTCCCGTTCAGAAGTGGCTCCTGGGGTCTACGAGTGTTGGGGCTATTTTGCTCCATCCTGGGGTCTCAAGACCTACGTTACCTGGATGACTTTGGCGGTCTTCATCCTGCCAGCCCTCATCATCACCGTCTGCCAG GTCCGAATCTTCAGGGAGATCCACAACAATCTGTCCCTGAAGTCAGAGCGCCGCCTGTCTCCAGCCCCCCTCTCTGCCACCAGACGGAACGGCCACAGAggagggggcagcagagggagGTGCCGCCTTTTCCTCTTCGCTCCACCCGTCACTTTCCACACCAGCTCTAACTCCGGGTCCATGAATCAGCACCCGGCCCCTGGTCCCGCTGGAtccagcagcatcactgcacaTCatgacactcacacctacacaGCTGTTGACCCAG CTGATCCACCGTTTGACCCTGCAGCACCCCCTGTTGTCTGCGGCCCCCCACCCAAAGCCACAGCCGCTTGCGGTGGACAGATGTCAACGGCCATGTCAAAGACCGTGAGGATGACTCTGGTCATCGTGCTGGTCTACTCCCTCTGCTGGGCACCATTCTTCATCGTCCAGCTGTGGGCCGCCTGGGACCCAGACCCTCCCAAGAATG gtgctgTTTTCAccctgctgatgctgctggccAGTCTCAACTCATGCACCAACCCCTGGATCTACTCCGCCTTCTCCAGCAGCGTGTCCCTGGAGCTACGCCTCCTGCTGTTCAGTTGCCGTCGCTCACGGGAACGGACCTCCTTACCAGACACCTCCAGTGATTCAAATGTGATGCACTAA
- the LOC137606888 gene encoding vasopressin V2 receptor-like isoform X2: MSVSMVTDLSMNGSAVPAIPAGANITEWERDALLAVAEVVVLSVIFVMALLSNGVVLVVLLRWRRNHNPLHQFMLNLCVADLVVALFQVLPQLVWDAKGCFPGPDFLCRLVKYLQVLGMFASSYMIVAMTIDRHYAICCPLQAHHSSTTQRLVGLSWGLSLLLSLPQVFIFSRSEVAPGVYECWGYFAPSWGLKTYVTWMTLAVFILPALIITVCQVRIFREIHNNLSLKSERRLSPAPLSATRRNGHRGGGSRGRCRLFLFAPPVTFHTSSNSGSMNQHPAPGPAGSSSITAHHDTHTYTAVDPAPPVVCGPPPKATAACGGQMSTAMSKTVRMTLVIVLVYSLCWAPFFIVQLWAAWDPDPPKNGAVFTLLMLLASLNSCTNPWIYSAFSSSVSLELRLLLFSCRRSRERTSLPDTSSDSNVMH; this comes from the exons ATGTCAgtctccatggtaacagacCTGTCCATGAATGGGTCTGCAGTCCCTGCGATCCCGGCAGGTGCGAACATCACAGAGTGGGAGCGGGACGCCCTACTTGCGGTGGCAGAGGTGGTGGTTCTGTCGGTCATCTTTGTGATGGCGTTGCTTAGCAACggggtggtgctggtggtgttGCTGAGATGGAGACGAAACCACAACCCATTGCACCAGTTCATGCTCAACCTCTGTGTGGCTGACCTGGTGGTGGCGCTGTTCCAG GTATTGCCCCAGCTGGTGTGGGACGCGAAGGGCTGCTTTCCAGGCCCGGACTTCTTGTGTCGCCTGGTGAAGTACCTGCAGGTGCTCGGGATGTTCGCCTCTTCCTACATGATCGTTGCCATGACAATAGATCGTCACTACGCcatctgctgccccctgcaggcGCACCACAGCAGCACCACGCAGCGTTTAGTGGGGCTCTCATGGGGGTTGTCGCTGCTGCTCAGCCTCCCACAG GTTTTCATCTTCTCCCGTTCAGAAGTGGCTCCTGGGGTCTACGAGTGTTGGGGCTATTTTGCTCCATCCTGGGGTCTCAAGACCTACGTTACCTGGATGACTTTGGCGGTCTTCATCCTGCCAGCCCTCATCATCACCGTCTGCCAG GTCCGAATCTTCAGGGAGATCCACAACAATCTGTCCCTGAAGTCAGAGCGCCGCCTGTCTCCAGCCCCCCTCTCTGCCACCAGACGGAACGGCCACAGAggagggggcagcagagggagGTGCCGCCTTTTCCTCTTCGCTCCACCCGTCACTTTCCACACCAGCTCTAACTCCGGGTCCATGAATCAGCACCCGGCCCCTGGTCCCGCTGGAtccagcagcatcactgcacaTCatgacactcacacctacacaGCTGTTGACCCAG CACCCCCTGTTGTCTGCGGCCCCCCACCCAAAGCCACAGCCGCTTGCGGTGGACAGATGTCAACGGCCATGTCAAAGACCGTGAGGATGACTCTGGTCATCGTGCTGGTCTACTCCCTCTGCTGGGCACCATTCTTCATCGTCCAGCTGTGGGCCGCCTGGGACCCAGACCCTCCCAAGAATG gtgctgTTTTCAccctgctgatgctgctggccAGTCTCAACTCATGCACCAACCCCTGGATCTACTCCGCCTTCTCCAGCAGCGTGTCCCTGGAGCTACGCCTCCTGCTGTTCAGTTGCCGTCGCTCACGGGAACGGACCTCCTTACCAGACACCTCCAGTGATTCAAATGTGATGCACTAA